One part of the Streptomyces lienomycini genome encodes these proteins:
- a CDS encoding sensor histidine kinase, whose protein sequence is MRWALVKVSLAVTAMVVVAFAVPLGLVIREMARDRAFSNAEREAAAVAPALSITTDREQLERVVASAGSDTGMAVHIPAPADGGGDATDIGRQRATDEDIAAVREMGRASTTEVGGGSTLLQPVALSSGEIAVVEVYVPESAVTNGVGTAWAVLAGVGAALIVGSVAVADRLGVRMVQPARRLVEGAHELGEGRLGARVPVEGPSELRRAAVAFNSMADQVVQLLANERELAADLSHRLRTPLTVLRLNAASLGDGPVAEQTRSAVEQLEREVDTIIRTARDAKPQTAAAGPGAGCDAAEVVRERMGFWSALAEDEGRKWRVAGADRPVRIPVARTDLAACLDALLGNVFRHTPEGTAFAVDLHNGEDAVIVLVSDAGTGIPDPEAAMARGRGSGTDGSTGLGLDIVRRMAESTGGDVRIGSSVLGGTEVRIWIQLDGRAAPVRQRGHRGAVRRRRHPRTAATINRPRSLP, encoded by the coding sequence ATGAGATGGGCCCTGGTCAAGGTGTCGCTGGCGGTCACCGCGATGGTCGTGGTCGCCTTCGCCGTGCCCCTCGGACTCGTCATCCGCGAGATGGCCCGCGACCGCGCCTTCTCCAACGCCGAACGGGAGGCCGCCGCCGTCGCCCCGGCCCTGTCCATCACCACCGACCGCGAGCAACTGGAACGCGTCGTGGCCTCCGCCGGTTCGGACACCGGGATGGCCGTGCACATCCCGGCGCCCGCCGACGGGGGCGGCGACGCCACCGACATCGGGCGGCAGCGCGCCACCGACGAGGACATCGCCGCCGTACGGGAGATGGGGCGGGCCTCCACCACCGAGGTGGGCGGCGGTTCCACCCTGCTCCAGCCGGTCGCGCTCAGCTCCGGCGAGATCGCAGTCGTCGAGGTGTACGTGCCCGAGTCCGCGGTGACCAACGGCGTCGGCACGGCCTGGGCGGTCCTCGCCGGGGTCGGCGCCGCGCTGATCGTCGGGTCGGTCGCGGTCGCCGACCGGCTGGGCGTGCGGATGGTGCAGCCCGCGCGGCGCCTGGTCGAGGGGGCGCACGAGCTGGGGGAGGGCAGGCTCGGCGCCCGGGTGCCGGTGGAGGGCCCGAGCGAACTGCGGCGCGCGGCCGTCGCGTTCAACTCCATGGCCGACCAGGTCGTCCAGCTCCTCGCCAACGAGCGGGAGCTGGCCGCCGACCTGTCGCACCGGCTGCGTACCCCGCTGACCGTGCTGCGGCTCAACGCCGCCTCGCTCGGCGACGGACCGGTCGCCGAGCAGACCCGGTCCGCCGTCGAGCAGTTGGAGCGCGAGGTCGACACGATCATCCGCACCGCCCGGGACGCCAAGCCGCAGACGGCCGCCGCCGGTCCCGGCGCCGGGTGCGACGCGGCCGAGGTGGTGCGGGAGCGGATGGGCTTCTGGTCGGCGCTCGCCGAGGACGAGGGCCGCAAGTGGCGGGTGGCAGGCGCCGACCGGCCGGTGCGCATCCCCGTGGCCCGCACCGACCTGGCCGCCTGTCTCGACGCCCTGCTCGGCAACGTCTTCCGGCACACCCCCGAGGGCACCGCCTTCGCGGTCGACCTGCACAACGGCGAGGACGCGGTGATCGTGCTCGTCTCCGACGCGGGCACCGGCATACCCGACCCCGAGGCGGCGATGGCCCGCGGCCGGGGCTCGGGCACCGACGGGTCGACCGGCCTCGGCCTGGACATCGTGCGCAGGATGGCGGAGTCGACCGGCGGCGACGTCCGCATCGGCTCCTCCGTACTGGGCGGCACCGAGGTGCGGATCTGGATCCAGCTGGACGGGCGGGCGGCACCGGTGCGGCAGCGCGGGCACCGGGGCGCCGTACGCCGCCGCAGGCACCCCCGCACGGCCGCCACCATCAATC
- a CDS encoding response regulator transcription factor codes for MASVLVVEDDQFVRSALIRHLTDASHTVRSVGTALEALREVAHLRFDVVILDLGLPDLDGSEALKMLRGITDVPVIVATARDDEAEVVRLLNAGADDYLTKPFSVEHLSARMAAVLRRARGGPAEAAPSSVVRVGGLTVDPLRRQAELDGAALDLTRREFDLLAFLAGRPGVVVARKELLAEVWQQSYGDDQTIDVHLSWLRRKLGETAARPRYLHTLRGVGVKLEPPAAAPPGAEPPR; via the coding sequence ATGGCAAGTGTGCTCGTGGTCGAGGACGACCAGTTCGTCCGCTCGGCGCTCATCCGGCATCTGACCGACGCCTCGCACACCGTGCGCAGCGTCGGCACCGCCCTGGAGGCGCTGCGCGAGGTCGCCCACCTCCGGTTCGACGTGGTAATCCTCGACCTCGGGCTGCCCGACCTGGACGGCTCCGAGGCGCTGAAGATGCTGCGCGGCATCACCGACGTACCGGTGATCGTCGCCACCGCCCGGGACGACGAGGCGGAGGTCGTACGGCTGTTGAACGCGGGCGCGGACGACTACCTCACCAAACCCTTCTCCGTCGAGCACCTGTCGGCCCGGATGGCGGCCGTGCTGCGCCGCGCGCGCGGCGGCCCCGCGGAGGCGGCACCGTCCAGTGTCGTCCGGGTCGGCGGCCTCACCGTCGACCCCCTGCGCCGCCAGGCCGAGTTGGACGGCGCGGCCCTCGACCTGACCCGCCGCGAGTTCGACCTGCTCGCCTTCCTGGCCGGCCGGCCAGGCGTCGTCGTCGCCCGCAAGGAGCTGCTCGCCGAGGTCTGGCAGCAGTCGTACGGCGACGACCAGACCATCGACGTCCACCTGTCCTGGCTGCGGCGCAAGCTGGGCGAGACCGCGGCCCGGCCCCGCTACCTGCACACCCTGCGCGGCGTCGGCGTGAAGCTGGAGCCGCCGGCCGCCGCACCTCCCGGAGCGGAGCCGCCACGATGA
- a CDS encoding spermidine synthase, giving the protein MGKSRNARRGRAAAEAVVEDVDQGRAELVPDRDRPRAWTLLVDGAPQSHVDLDDPAYLSFEYQRRIGHVIDLAAPPGRPLRAVHLGGGALTLARYVAATRPRSTQQVVERDAALVQLVRRELPLDPGARIRVRSTDARAGLAKVPDGWADVVVADVFGGARTPAHLTSTEFLDEVRRALAPGGVYAANLADGPPLAHLRGQIATAAARFAELALVADPAVLRGKRFGNAILVARDHPLPLAELTRRAASDPHPARVEHGRALTDFTGGAVPVTDAAAVDSPAPPESVFK; this is encoded by the coding sequence ATGGGAAAGTCCAGGAACGCCCGCCGCGGGCGCGCTGCCGCCGAAGCCGTCGTCGAGGACGTCGACCAAGGACGCGCCGAACTGGTCCCCGACCGGGACCGGCCCCGCGCCTGGACCCTGCTCGTCGACGGCGCCCCGCAGTCGCACGTCGACCTCGACGACCCGGCGTACCTGTCCTTCGAGTACCAGCGCCGCATCGGCCACGTCATCGACCTGGCCGCCCCGCCGGGCAGACCGCTCCGGGCCGTGCACCTGGGCGGTGGCGCCCTCACCCTCGCCCGCTACGTCGCCGCCACCCGCCCCCGCTCCACCCAGCAGGTCGTCGAGCGCGACGCCGCCCTCGTCCAGCTGGTCCGCCGGGAGCTTCCCCTGGACCCCGGCGCGCGGATCCGGGTGCGATCCACCGACGCCCGCGCGGGGCTGGCCAAGGTGCCCGACGGCTGGGCGGATGTCGTCGTCGCGGACGTCTTCGGCGGGGCCCGCACCCCGGCCCACCTGACCTCCACCGAGTTCCTCGACGAGGTACGGCGCGCGCTCGCGCCCGGCGGGGTCTACGCCGCCAACCTCGCCGACGGCCCGCCGCTCGCCCATCTGCGCGGCCAGATCGCCACCGCCGCCGCCCGCTTCGCCGAACTCGCCCTCGTCGCCGACCCGGCGGTGCTGCGCGGCAAACGCTTCGGCAACGCGATCCTCGTCGCCCGCGACCACCCGCTGCCGCTCGCCGAACTCACCCGCCGCGCCGCCTCCGACCCGCACCCGGCGCGGGTGGAACACGGGCGCGCGCTCACCGACTTCACCGGCGGCGCCGTCCCCGTGACGGACGCGGCGGCGGTGGACTCGCCCGCGCCGCCGGAATCCGTCTTCAAGTGA
- a CDS encoding histidine phosphatase family protein, with the protein MAPRILLARHGQTEWSLSGRHTGRTDVPLLEEGRRGAKLLGERLHRAPLDGLPGVEVRTSPLVRARETCELAGFGERARTWDTLMEWDYGTYEGMTPEQIQAVRPGWLVWRDGVPEGESPADVTARADEVVAWAREADRDVLVFAHGHVLRAIGARWLGLPLSFGARIRLNPTSLSVLGWAYGEPAVESWNDVGHLAG; encoded by the coding sequence ATGGCACCGCGCATCCTGCTGGCCCGGCACGGACAGACGGAGTGGTCGCTGTCCGGCAGACACACCGGCAGGACCGACGTGCCGCTCCTGGAGGAGGGCCGGCGCGGCGCGAAGCTGCTCGGCGAGCGGCTGCACCGGGCGCCGCTGGACGGGCTGCCCGGCGTCGAGGTGCGCACCAGTCCGCTGGTCCGCGCGCGCGAGACCTGCGAACTCGCGGGCTTCGGCGAGCGCGCCCGCACGTGGGACACGCTGATGGAGTGGGACTACGGGACGTACGAGGGCATGACGCCGGAGCAGATCCAGGCCGTCCGGCCGGGGTGGCTGGTCTGGCGGGACGGGGTCCCGGAGGGGGAGAGCCCGGCGGACGTCACCGCGCGCGCCGACGAGGTGGTGGCGTGGGCGCGGGAGGCGGACCGGGACGTGCTGGTCTTCGCCCACGGACACGTCCTGCGGGCGATCGGGGCACGGTGGCTGGGGCTGCCGCTGTCGTTCGGGGCGCGGATACGGCTGAACCCGACGTCGCTGTCGGTGCTGGGCTGGGCCTACGGGGAGCCGGCGGTGGAGAGCTGGAACGACGTGGGCCACCTCGCCGGCTGA
- a CDS encoding phosphatase PAP2 family protein — protein sequence MPHTEAPGTEAAPKTRLRWWTELPLIVLVYACYSAGRLLVRGDVSDAVDHGLALLDIEKALHLNAEHPLNRLFTSEPWIGVPADFWYASLHYLVTPAVLIWIFRSRAVRYRAARTWLMTSTFIGLIGFTLLPTCPPRLLDASHGFVDTMAQYSSYGWWGGEASAPRGMGGMTNQYAAMPSLHVGWALWCGVMLWRYGGTRVTKVAAVVYPLVTTIVVMGTANHYFLDAVAGAAVMGAGLLLTPFVLRTADRVRTRLVARFATAATASTPAPDGAGSPIVSGGCQTSAGERFPRQREQRFGPGAEPDPAPSDAGDETPAPAR from the coding sequence TTGCCGCACACCGAGGCACCGGGCACCGAGGCGGCCCCGAAGACTCGGCTGCGCTGGTGGACCGAGCTGCCGCTCATCGTCCTCGTGTACGCCTGTTACAGCGCAGGGCGCCTGCTCGTGCGCGGGGACGTCTCCGACGCCGTCGACCACGGCCTGGCCCTCCTGGACATCGAGAAGGCGCTCCACCTCAACGCGGAGCACCCGCTCAACCGCCTCTTCACCAGTGAGCCCTGGATCGGCGTACCGGCCGACTTCTGGTACGCGTCGCTGCACTACCTGGTCACCCCGGCGGTCCTGATCTGGATCTTCCGCTCCCGCGCGGTGCGTTACCGGGCCGCCCGGACCTGGCTGATGACGTCCACGTTCATCGGCCTCATCGGCTTCACCCTCCTGCCGACCTGCCCGCCCCGGCTGCTGGACGCGAGTCACGGCTTCGTCGACACGATGGCCCAGTACAGCTCGTACGGCTGGTGGGGCGGCGAGGCGAGCGCGCCGCGCGGCATGGGCGGGATGACCAACCAGTACGCGGCGATGCCGAGTCTGCACGTCGGCTGGGCGCTGTGGTGCGGGGTCATGCTGTGGCGCTACGGCGGCACGCGCGTCACGAAGGTCGCCGCCGTCGTCTACCCGCTGGTGACCACGATCGTGGTGATGGGCACCGCGAACCACTACTTCCTCGACGCGGTCGCGGGCGCGGCCGTGATGGGCGCGGGGCTGCTGCTGACGCCGTTCGTGCTGCGGACCGCGGACCGGGTGCGGACCCGGCTCGTGGCCCGTTTCGCCACGGCCGCCACGGCCTCCACGCCCGCCCCGGACGGCGCGGGTTCCCCGATTGTCAGTGGTGGATGCCAGACTTCCGCGGGTGAGCGATTTCCACGGCAGCGCGAGCAGCGGTTCGGACCAGGAGCCGAGCCGGACCCCGCCCCCTCGGACGCGGGGGACGAGACTCCGGCACCGGCTCGCTGA
- a CDS encoding AAA domain-containing protein: MTAEAPAAPAAPAFDPGAEAARATAAILDDTLHGTERGVVVDSPPGAGKSTLVVRAALELAEAGRPLMVVAQTNAQVDDLVLRLAEKNPDLPVGRLHSSDADPYDKALDALAGVRKSAKAADLAGQAVVLSTAAKWAHVTVDEQWRHAIVDEAYQMRSDSLLAVAGLFERALFVGDPGQLDPFATVGSEQWAGLAYDPSTSAVTTLLAHNPTLPQHRLPVSWRLPASAARLVSDAFYPYTPFRSGTDHGDRSLAFAVPSDGSGPDRVIDEAAASGWGLLELPARHTPRTDPEAVRAVAAVVRRLLDREGSATSERSPVPAPLTAARIAVGTAHRDQAAAVRSALADLGVHDVTVDTANRLQGREYDVTVVLHPLSGRPDATAFHLETGRLCVLASRHRHACIVVCREGVGDLLDDYPSTEPVQLGTLVKFPDGWEANHAVLAHLAEHRVAWRP; encoded by the coding sequence GTGACCGCCGAAGCCCCCGCCGCGCCCGCCGCCCCCGCCTTCGACCCGGGCGCGGAGGCCGCGCGTGCCACCGCGGCGATCCTGGACGACACCCTGCACGGCACGGAGCGCGGTGTCGTCGTCGACTCCCCGCCCGGTGCGGGGAAGTCCACGCTGGTGGTGCGCGCGGCGCTGGAGCTGGCCGAGGCCGGCCGGCCCCTGATGGTGGTCGCGCAGACCAACGCGCAGGTGGACGACCTGGTCCTGCGCCTGGCCGAGAAGAACCCGGACCTCCCGGTGGGCCGCCTGCACAGCAGCGACGCCGACCCGTACGACAAGGCGCTCGACGCGCTGGCGGGCGTACGCAAGTCGGCGAAGGCCGCCGACCTGGCGGGGCAGGCCGTGGTCCTGTCGACGGCCGCGAAGTGGGCGCACGTCACGGTGGACGAGCAGTGGCGGCACGCGATCGTCGACGAGGCGTACCAGATGCGCTCCGACTCCCTCCTGGCCGTCGCCGGGCTCTTCGAGCGGGCGCTGTTCGTGGGCGATCCGGGCCAGCTGGACCCGTTCGCGACGGTGGGCAGCGAGCAGTGGGCGGGGCTGGCCTACGACCCGTCGACGTCCGCCGTGACGACGCTCCTCGCCCACAACCCGACCCTTCCCCAGCACCGTCTCCCGGTCTCCTGGCGCCTGCCGGCGTCGGCGGCCCGTCTGGTCTCCGACGCGTTCTACCCGTACACGCCGTTCCGCAGCGGCACGGACCACGGCGACCGGAGCCTGGCCTTCGCGGTGCCGTCGGACGGTTCGGGCCCCGACCGGGTGATCGACGAGGCCGCCGCCTCGGGCTGGGGCCTGCTGGAGCTTCCGGCCCGGCACACCCCGCGCACCGACCCGGAGGCGGTGCGGGCGGTGGCGGCGGTGGTCCGGCGCCTGCTGGACCGCGAGGGCAGCGCCACTTCGGAGCGCTCCCCCGTGCCCGCGCCCCTGACCGCGGCCCGTATCGCCGTCGGCACCGCGCACCGCGACCAGGCGGCGGCGGTCCGTTCCGCGCTCGCCGACCTCGGGGTGCACGACGTGACCGTGGACACGGCCAACCGCCTCCAGGGCCGCGAGTACGACGTCACGGTCGTCCTGCACCCGCTCTCCGGCCGCCCCGACGCCACCGCCTTCCACCTGGAGACCGGCCGCCTGTGCGTCCTGGCCTCCCGGCACCGGCACGCCTGCATCGTGGTCTGCCGGGAGGGCGTCGGTGATCTGCTGGACGACTACCCGTCCACGGAACCCGTCCAGTTGGGCACGCTGGTGAAGTTCCCGGACGGTTGGGAGGCCAATCACGCGGTACTGGCGCACCTCGCCGAGCACCGGGTGGCCTGGCGCCCCTGA
- a CDS encoding S66 family peptidase, whose protein sequence is MSVRYPRPLRPGDRVAVTSPSSGVPDRLRERLHVAVRDVEALGYEVVLGECMDGSGHISAPAAARAEELTRMLTDPGIAAVVPPWGGELAVDLVPLLDWDRLRDAEPTWLVGFSDMSTLMTPLTLLTGTATLHGNNLMDTPYRTPAGLVSWLDIVSAPRGHRFTQVPPGRHRSTGWDDYALHPEVRECTLDAPGTWTRLDASGDLEVGGRLIGGCVETLCSLTGSGFLDTSAFARAEAPEGLLVYVEACGDDAFAICRNLHGMRLAGFFDAANAVLVGRTSAPDTPSLTQHQAVLDALGPLNVPIVADVECGHVPPYMPIVNGAHGRLVHTSTRSELTQSLI, encoded by the coding sequence ATGTCTGTTCGATACCCGCGCCCCTTGCGCCCAGGAGACCGCGTCGCCGTCACCTCGCCGTCCAGCGGGGTGCCGGACCGGCTCCGTGAACGCCTGCACGTGGCCGTGCGCGACGTCGAGGCGCTCGGCTACGAGGTGGTGCTCGGGGAGTGCATGGACGGCTCGGGCCACATCAGCGCTCCCGCCGCCGCGCGTGCCGAGGAACTGACGCGGATGCTGACCGATCCCGGCATCGCGGCGGTGGTGCCGCCGTGGGGCGGCGAGTTGGCCGTCGACCTCGTCCCGCTGCTCGACTGGGACCGGCTGCGCGACGCCGAACCGACGTGGCTCGTGGGCTTCTCCGACATGTCGACCCTCATGACCCCGCTGACCCTGCTCACCGGGACGGCGACGCTCCACGGCAACAACCTCATGGACACCCCGTACCGGACCCCGGCCGGGCTGGTCTCCTGGCTCGACATCGTGAGCGCCCCGCGCGGGCACCGGTTCACCCAGGTCCCGCCGGGCCGCCACAGGTCCACCGGCTGGGACGACTACGCGCTCCACCCGGAGGTGCGGGAGTGCACGCTCGACGCTCCCGGCACGTGGACCCGGCTGGACGCGAGCGGCGACCTGGAGGTCGGGGGCCGTCTGATCGGCGGCTGCGTCGAGACACTGTGCAGCCTCACCGGGAGCGGCTTCCTCGACACGTCCGCCTTCGCGCGGGCCGAGGCTCCGGAGGGGCTGCTGGTGTACGTGGAGGCGTGCGGCGACGACGCCTTCGCCATCTGCCGGAACCTGCACGGCATGCGGCTGGCCGGGTTCTTCGACGCCGCGAACGCGGTGCTGGTCGGCCGGACCTCGGCCCCGGACACCCCGTCACTGACCCAGCACCAGGCCGTACTGGACGCGCTCGGCCCGTTGAACGTACCGATCGTCGCCGACGTGGAGTGCGGCCACGTCCCGCCGTACATGCCGATCGTCAACGGCGCGCACGGCCGTCTGGTCCACACCTCGACGCGGAGCGAACTGACCCAGTCCCTGATCTGA
- a CDS encoding dihydrofolate reductase family protein — translation MRRVTYSMNVSLDGYVVDADGAFDWSVPDEEVFRHFIDELRQTSTHLLGRRLYETMLYWDTADRDESLGAAELEWAALWKALPKVVFSRTLTSVRGSNTRLASGTPAEEIERLRAEPGDSDIAIGGATLAAEAAAADLIDEYRATVHPVLVGGGTPFFPRHGRRVHLELVETRTFTSRVAYLRHRVTR, via the coding sequence ATGCGCAGGGTGACCTATTCGATGAACGTGTCCCTCGACGGCTATGTCGTCGACGCGGACGGAGCCTTCGACTGGTCGGTCCCGGACGAGGAGGTCTTCCGCCACTTCATCGACGAGCTGCGGCAGACCAGCACGCACCTGCTGGGGCGGCGGCTGTACGAGACGATGCTGTACTGGGACACCGCCGATCGTGACGAGTCGCTCGGCGCCGCGGAGTTGGAGTGGGCCGCGCTGTGGAAGGCGCTGCCGAAGGTGGTGTTCTCCAGGACGCTGACGTCGGTGCGGGGCAGCAACACCCGCCTGGCCTCCGGCACCCCGGCGGAAGAGATCGAGCGCCTGCGGGCCGAGCCCGGCGACAGCGACATCGCGATCGGCGGCGCGACGCTCGCCGCCGAGGCCGCCGCGGCGGACCTGATCGACGAGTACCGGGCCACGGTCCACCCGGTGCTGGTCGGCGGTGGCACCCCGTTCTTCCCGCGGCACGGACGCCGGGTGCACCTCGAACTCGTCGAGACCCGCACCTTCACCTCACGCGTCGCCTACCTCCGCCACCGCGTGACCCGCTGA
- a CDS encoding class I SAM-dependent methyltransferase, which translates to MPDIVNTEQAQAWNGPEGAHWARNQDRWNAVNEGFDEPLLDAAAITGTHRTLDLGCGSGQTTRLAALRAPRGHALGLDLSGPMLTEARARAEREGVANASFMRGDAQAHPFEAGAFDVAISRYGVMFFADPVAAFGNVGRALRPGGRLAFVCPADATLNDWVTAMASLRDFLPVGGFGQPGLPGMFSLADPDRISDVLTAAGFAGVTVNRAQAYGTWGHGAEDAADFVLGTGPGRHLMEQADPPARARARRALADHLRAYEAADGAVRLRSTSWLVTADRPTGG; encoded by the coding sequence GTGCCGGACATCGTCAACACCGAGCAGGCCCAGGCGTGGAACGGCCCCGAAGGAGCCCACTGGGCACGCAACCAGGACCGCTGGAACGCCGTGAACGAGGGCTTCGACGAGCCGCTCCTCGACGCCGCCGCGATCACCGGGACCCACCGGACCCTCGACCTCGGTTGCGGCTCGGGGCAGACCACGCGCCTGGCCGCGCTCCGGGCACCGCGCGGACACGCACTCGGTCTCGACCTGTCCGGCCCGATGCTGACCGAGGCGCGGGCCCGCGCCGAGCGGGAAGGCGTCGCCAACGCCTCCTTCATGCGGGGCGACGCGCAGGCGCACCCCTTCGAGGCGGGCGCGTTCGACGTGGCGATCAGTCGCTACGGGGTGATGTTCTTCGCCGACCCCGTGGCCGCCTTCGGCAACGTCGGCCGTGCGCTGCGACCCGGCGGGCGCCTGGCATTCGTCTGCCCCGCCGACGCGACGCTCAACGACTGGGTGACGGCGATGGCGTCGCTTCGCGACTTCCTGCCGGTCGGCGGCTTCGGACAGCCGGGGCTGCCCGGCATGTTCTCCCTCGCCGACCCGGACCGCATCAGCGACGTCCTCACCGCCGCGGGATTCGCCGGCGTCACCGTCAACCGCGCCCAGGCCTACGGGACCTGGGGCCACGGAGCCGAGGACGCGGCGGACTTCGTCCTGGGCACCGGGCCCGGCCGCCACCTGATGGAACAGGCCGATCCGCCCGCACGGGCCCGCGCCCGCCGCGCCCTGGCGGACCACCTGCGCGCGTACGAGGCGGCGGACGGTGCCGTCCGGCTCCGCAGCACGTCATGGCTGGTCACGGCGGACCGGCCGACCGGCGGGTGA
- a CDS encoding TetR/AcrR family transcriptional regulator translates to MSPRGVATPDVRERLFGAAERIVERDGPGALTSRAVTTEAGCAKGLLHAHFAGFDAFVAELCLDRFAKTAVKARALSRIAGQGTVERNLNDVALALFDSGGLALSGLAMTRPAAALSIREALEGGAPGFTAIQEAIADYLEAERKLHRVARTVDPPTVALAVVGTTHHLLMTSRPGDTDPRPGMLRLIAALVPAGE, encoded by the coding sequence ATGTCACCGCGTGGAGTGGCGACGCCCGACGTACGCGAGCGGCTGTTCGGGGCCGCCGAGCGCATCGTGGAGCGGGACGGCCCCGGTGCCCTCACCAGCCGGGCCGTCACCACCGAGGCGGGCTGCGCCAAAGGGCTGCTGCACGCCCACTTCGCGGGGTTCGACGCGTTCGTGGCCGAACTCTGCCTCGACCGGTTCGCGAAGACGGCGGTGAAGGCGCGGGCCCTGTCCCGGATCGCCGGGCAGGGCACGGTGGAGCGGAACCTGAACGACGTCGCTCTCGCCCTGTTCGACTCGGGCGGCCTCGCCCTGTCCGGCCTCGCCATGACCCGCCCGGCCGCCGCACTGAGCATCCGCGAGGCCCTGGAGGGCGGGGCGCCCGGCTTCACCGCGATCCAGGAGGCCATAGCCGACTACCTGGAGGCCGAGCGGAAGCTCCACCGCGTCGCGCGGACCGTCGACCCGCCCACGGTCGCCCTCGCCGTCGTGGGCACCACCCACCACCTCCTGATGACGAGCCGGCCGGGCGACACCGACCCGCGCCCCGGCATGCTGCGTCTGATCGCCGCGCTGGTCCCCGCCGGGGAATAA
- a CDS encoding LLM class flavin-dependent oxidoreductase, which translates to MAADAAEEIRGTAHGTAPVPLSVLDLVTVGAGRSATDALRTSVDIARLAEARGFHRYWVAEHHSMPGVASSSPAVILAHLAAYTDRIRLGSGGVMLPNHAPLVIAEQFGTLEAMAPGRVDLGLGRAPGTDGATAAALRRSERLNEGADDFPQQLAELIRFLDDDFPDGHPYGRIHAVPGPVQATSPGGVQSAHRPPVWLLGSSGFSARLAGTLGLPFAFAHHFSAQNTVPALELYRDSFRPSAVLDAPYALIGVSALATDDEKEARRQVLAAALNMVRLRTGRPGLVPTPEEAEAYDFSPMESEFVQSWNANVIHGTADEVRTGLDDLRKRTGADELMITANAHGGDVRLRSYELIADAYGLPTPA; encoded by the coding sequence ATGGCCGCAGACGCCGCAGAGGAGATCCGGGGCACCGCCCACGGCACCGCTCCCGTCCCCCTCTCCGTACTGGACCTGGTGACCGTCGGGGCGGGCCGGAGCGCCACCGACGCCCTGCGGACCAGCGTGGACATCGCGCGGCTCGCCGAGGCCCGCGGATTCCACCGGTACTGGGTAGCCGAGCACCACTCGATGCCCGGCGTCGCCTCCTCCTCCCCCGCGGTGATCCTGGCCCACCTGGCCGCCTACACCGACCGCATCCGGCTCGGGTCGGGCGGCGTCATGCTGCCCAACCACGCGCCGCTCGTCATCGCGGAGCAGTTCGGGACGCTGGAGGCCATGGCGCCGGGGCGGGTGGACCTCGGCCTCGGCCGGGCGCCCGGCACGGACGGGGCCACCGCCGCCGCCCTGCGCCGCAGCGAACGCCTCAACGAGGGCGCCGACGACTTCCCCCAGCAGCTCGCCGAGCTGATCCGGTTCCTGGACGACGACTTCCCGGACGGGCACCCCTACGGCCGTATCCACGCCGTGCCCGGCCCCGTGCAGGCCACCTCGCCCGGAGGTGTGCAGTCGGCCCACCGGCCGCCGGTGTGGCTGCTGGGCTCGTCCGGTTTCAGCGCGCGGCTGGCCGGCACCCTCGGGCTGCCCTTCGCCTTCGCGCACCACTTCTCGGCGCAGAACACGGTCCCGGCGCTGGAGCTGTACCGCGACTCCTTCCGCCCGTCCGCCGTCCTGGACGCCCCGTACGCCCTCATCGGCGTCTCCGCGCTCGCGACCGACGACGAGAAGGAGGCCCGCCGGCAGGTGCTGGCGGCGGCGCTGAACATGGTCCGGCTGCGCACCGGGCGCCCGGGGCTCGTGCCGACGCCGGAGGAGGCGGAGGCGTACGACTTCAGCCCGATGGAGTCGGAGTTCGTGCAGTCCTGGAACGCCAACGTCATCCACGGGACCGCCGACGAGGTGCGGACCGGCCTGGACGACCTGCGCAAGCGCACCGGCGCCGACGAGCTGATGATCACCGCCAACGCCCACGGCGGCGACGTGCGGCTGCGTTCCTACGAGCTGATCGCCGACGCCTACGGGTTGCCGACGCCGGCCTGA